A region of Vespula vulgaris chromosome 1, iyVesVulg1.1, whole genome shotgun sequence DNA encodes the following proteins:
- the LOC127069217 gene encoding microtubule-associated protein futsch-like has protein sequence MIAAFRKNLLRRISRTVLDRGRKISVDMSTLSTSSYRSEIILCLVIFLVPQCTHSAPVYEQDTTQVAEYDGGATGCYYNFQHYQEGDRIITNEPCLNCTCHNRMLMCYLRVCPFSKAIGQDCTVEKRPDQCCPVITCPEVPVQLLTSTTNTPATSDSTEIGFHDNYGCKINDRFYPDGAQLPLDPQNPCELCYCIKNRTTCVIQECTLRVAGCKPAYQPGVCCPVKYNCEYDEELETTVGPISGLIITTTIAPGTAPHCYYEGKFYEDGELIYSTQPCQHCYCFRGDIACAVQDCGTPMKTHGENCTALPPPEGECCPTTYQCEDNGQSGSITIPEGIEQTSEISQVQTMVTISKKVEEPEKQEFAITSEPFSGADNAISHDYEIKAEQTEKSIKAVESTEKSTETTEEKEVPESETIYGSEGINLPEEHDIKLAPVNVPNTEIKPTDEAQMIQNQNTQAPILIKETEKTISIEQTETPIPTERIIIPIYTEKSVMPLVTENTEKPITTEKTEAYVFEKQTEIPITLEKSEDASTKLSESVEEATEISITEIMPPVSSSLEGLETKTETVKKEHKIEQPESTEENVTLEEHQTEAVTIEGAMKAEELTEHLISEQEHTENTYELVPSEETTNPQGPSEESENSTEVTVSAEGVSEKIIETISQYENTTTKPFEDEKQSSLDTKESEIPQEIAEKTTTLKPEKSSIAEITESGKPVEINESGKVESFEITTGLLGVQETEQQYPPTKTNIEQKSESSELGLELKEKLPPLAPKRDDFGSPGIEINQQPFIKEPNGTDIDKQIFENTPGYKTEDKESIPEIHIIESNVDIKKPEMHAPESLVTETPEEAITSETASISKGKTSTKYEENKIETETKAEKPTEETISNQKETSTTEITLTALDTKATRTPEYHISTEAHTIQEEFEHTEKSIISDVTDTVGSLFQLTEKIVTVEEFPTKGLTLVESEETSSEEVSSEISDDSKEAIPEKERFNEEEGKVEVKLQKPSPEKTSTESSISKEELTSIPTSEKSVKEGVHTISETSPVKKQPEIPQSEIQPTETNTQEKQVNIIDTEQKESTETPKVSRPSETEQKEFMETSKINKPNVIHAVNEISAPEEAQIMKITEPIAVSEETTIASEMMSKESTAKQTEEHVPETTKINKNIIPEEVSEQSVILNNKSTESIEIAETQTSVPIVIEEEPSIEGKSTEIPLLVEIEHTPTLISEEKSISEEEKKYEVISTKEELTEKTLTEIQTTEKSRAKEESKEEKETESSVPGKYASTETSTIEVKNTEIFSEPFTEKISEGEEQKFEEEKSTEFAVEEGKEPIVSLEKEVTEIITEQKPSKISIPEQPEISTMISESENGVFEDNIREQFTEQAAVSESFSEHSESTTEFSRETISPITKSKVPIVLYTEEKKHPETETLMTKESSTEIPIQQEKSTSIESISEELIPKEQEETIDTTKISDDVNGSTSQPEESYKKPTEAATPVESFMTTKEQEIEGHTKGIFEEKLNKEENHKLTSSIGTLTEIPIIKEATEIPETEDKLQKTTPEIDEEKTTTKSIETHEEHSTIAPFKEEISTVKLTLLTGISSERPIEYSTEQQLADITEMILTNEITESAESKPISSDIPGEGNCLVDGQSYYNNSAIPPANPCQLSCQCISSIIQCELILCPPPPTHLFNCMPVHTSGASCCPIYTCDSTPTIELEAENHMIEHPTPKYEESEKPEHITSIPKVTEITLAFSDHTGEGENQEHVLSHPHTLETVSEHGSEIVKEESLVEERVTISSIESINEKSTIVQEHKKSQEVSSKEPFIIDTSEQSTIESTLSIATQKTEEITDQEKEVVKFSSSTEESIVEQITEKVISSFTIEYEHSTEIFTNTSAPVATKTETTVLMGESEKIPEGDIAEGVSKETTEQVETMSETSIPTVSELSNEVTEGQYKKSEAPGSAQKVIVPTESDITLTEKEIAQSAEFEGQTKIEIKTTEEKEQPDKLIEVTSEQPTEHYINQEFTDINKLVATSEESPQAPKEAKPMPVEHKMVEISNINPSESNAEISTEIGLLITDDQTDISKTVTTTESESVSSYEEITTPTIENSQSTKVQESEILQEEKDKTIEQTTKSIQKSTETSTQQSMNQTDIPMVFKKQSIVHIEETPIPLISKETESSTSTKIGFTERIVTLKSETPLSSVEEHTGSTIEIQTSTFVSVEEHKENEEIPKTELTQKEEKPVVTTTEKKISEPIEIQVTEHNITAVDSTTPTIEKHVTMTIEEETMKFEKKSTKEPVQEHTTLLISPIHEEIFAIATPYNEKTSESIPVEKEQTEEKTLGSIEGGTVGSNAIIEEQTISPGIPIIHAEEEHQQPEEIIQKPFKEEAITSTSIIEVQPSLPIDEKTEQHPSKEVSLNVEISPTVKSESITTDVTERDEQIEEHKPKEKEQVHKGQPIGTPEISEVTETLVIVKEKPVESSTTKEKPIEFSTSEEQLIKSSISEEKPIEFPTSEEKSIESSTPKEKQNEIYTPSDFSMPKKELIESSTLEGQPFESTSQKKPIESLASEEKPIEPLIPIKDLIEIEQETEAPINKEEILKPSTYEDEIEKTSEKAPFEETQTTIKENVFKIHLKVSSTETIQTEPVEEQKGGITEKHFITPIEEEILEIPESTESILIKGQKPTEGTAVTDYSITEEKATTVSAIHEEVQPTEAPVPIKEDPSKGEVETTEAVVSNEVTIKEQSITEPITEESMTTLEEAQKNKEEITKPTLSKEKPVLPSLSSITEEVEEKITTGPIVAEEQEPEILSEKEQNTTQSSTEGFITKLRPIPTEVSITETSEKMSEKDHEEGQEEVQSHVGVTQLESSSQIPQTDKSEGQLTVGLDEEHLQPINHTIENSEPILEEHHMTSSVTPQTGVEYPEQTVSGEDNPHFPMHGGSYLNPDEDYDEDDQAIYGPGTCRYGGKVYMSAQQIPRDDPCDFCFCFRSDIICLQQSCPPPIPGCHEEPISGFCCPRYECPVSMATSLNITTTTTTTTTTLPPHFLTHAYKGAAKRSGCQIRGQAYHVGEVITSASGPCLHCTCGGDGNMKCDPRVCSPEPMLRQMIAAATARRRR, from the exons AGGACGGAAGATAAGTGTCGATATGTCGACGTTGAGCACCAGCTCTTATAGATCTGAAATAATTCTTTGCTTGGTGATCTTCCTGGTCCCACAATGCACGCATTCTG CGCCAGTATACGAGCAAGATACCACACAAGTCGCAGAATACGATGGAG GTGCAACAGGCTGCTACTACAACTTTCAACATTACCAGGAAGGTGACAGAATCATAACGAACGAGCCATGTCTGAATTGTACATGTCATAATCGAATGTTGATGTGCTACTTGAGAGTTTGTCCTTTCTCGAAGGCTATCGGACAGGACTGTACGGTCGAAAAAAGACCTGATCAATGTTGTCCCGTGATCACTTGTCCGGAAGTACCAGTCCAATTACTTACGTCGACTACCAATACTCCAGCAACATCCGACTCGACGGAAATTGGCTTTCATGATAATTATggatgtaaaataaatgatcggtTTTACCCTGACGGCGCCCAATTACCGCTCGATCCTCAGAATCCTTGCGAGCTTTGCTACTGCATCAAGAACAGAACCACTTGCGTGATACAGGAGTGCACGCTACGCGTGGCAGGATGCAAACCTGCCTACCAACCGGGTGTATGTTGTCCGGTCAAGTACAACTGTG AATACGACGAAGAACTTGAAACTACGGTTGGACCTATATCTGGCCTCATCATAACCACTACGATTGCTCCCGGTACAGCACCACATTGTTATTACGAAGGTAAATTTTATGAAGACGGCGAGTTGATTTACTCAACACAACCTTGTCAACACTGCTACTGCTTCCGTGGTGATATCGCTTGCGCCGTTCAAGACTGTGGAACGCCTATGAAGACACATGGAGAAAACTGCACTGCTCTACCACCGCCCGAAGGAGAATGTTGTCCGACCACATACCAATGCG AGGACAATGGTCAAAGTGGAAGTATAACTATACCAGAAGGGATAGAGCAAACTTCCGAAATTAGTCAAGTACAAACAATGGTAACCATTTCGAAGAAAGTCGAAGAACCGGAAAAACAAGAATTTGCAATTACAAGCGAACCATTCTCTGGTGCTGATAACGCAATTTCACACGATTATGAAATTAAAGCAGAACAAACtgaaaaatctattaaagCTGTAGAATCTACTGAAAAGTCTACGGAGacgacagaagaaaaagaggttcCTGAATCTGAAACTATTTATGGTTCAGAGGGAATAAATCTTCCCGAAGAACATGACATAAAACTGGCTCCTGTAAATGTACCTAATACGGAAATTAAGCCAACCGACGAAGCTCAGATGATCCAGAATCAAAACACACAAGCTCCTATCCTGATAAAAGAAACTGAAAAAACTATTTCAATCGAGCAAACTGAGACACCTATTCCAACAGAAAGGATCATAATACCTATCTATACAGAAAAATCAGTAATGCCTCTCGTTACAGAAAATACCGAAAAGCCTATTACTACAGAAAAAACAGAAGCATATGTTTTTGAAAAACAAACTGAAATCCCTATCACACTTGAAAAATCTGAAGATGCGTCCACTAAACTATCTGAAAGTGTAGAAGAAGCAACTGAAATTTCGATAACCGAAATTATGCCACCAGTTTCTTCGTCTCTAGAAGGTTTAGAAACCAAAACTGAAACTGTAAAAAAAGAGCACAAGATTGAACAGCCAGAAAGTACCGAAGAAAATGTCACTTTAGAAGAACATCAAACTGAAGCAGTAACAATTGAAGGTGCAATGAAAGCAGAGGAATTAACTGAACACTTGATTAGCGAACAAGAGCATACTGAGAATACATATGAATTAGTACCATCGGAAGAAACAACAAATCCTCAAGGACCAAGTGAAGAATCTGAAAACTCAACTGAAGTAACAGTTTCTGCTGAAGGAGTGtcagaaaaaattatagaaacaaTTAGTCAATATGAAAATACAACAACGAAACCATTTGAAGACGAAAAACAATCAAGCCTTGATACGAAAGAAAGTGAAATTCCGCAGGAAATCGCAGAAAAAACTACTACGTTAAAACCAGAAAAATCTTCAATAGCAGAAATAACTGAGTCTGGAAAACCTGTTGAAATTAACGAATCGGGAAAGGTTGAGTCCTTCGAAATTACTACCGGTTTACTAGGAGTTCAAGAAACTGAACAACAATATCCACctacaaaaacaaatatagaGCAGAAATCTGAAAGTTCAGAACTTGGATTAgagttgaaagaaaaactcCCACCTCTTGCTCCTAAAAGAGATGATTTTGGCTCTCCTGGAATAGAAATTAATCAACAGCCATTTATCAAAGAACCGAATGGAACAGACATAGacaaacaaatttttgaaaatacacCAGGATACAAAACAGAAGATAAAGAATCAATTCCGGAAATACATATAATCGAAAGTAatgttgatattaaaaaaccAGAAATGCATGCTCCTGAAAGTCTTGTAACTGAAACTCCAGAGGAAGCCATTACGTCTGAGACAGCTTCGATTTCTAAAGGTAAAACATCTActaaatatgaagaaaataaaatagaaactgAAACAAAAGCAGAAAAACCTACTGAAGAAACGATATcaaatcaaaaagaaacatcTACTACCGAGATTACGCTTACTGCTTTGGATACTAAAGCTACTCGTACTCCAGAATATCATATTTCTACGGAAGCACATACTATACAAGAGGAATTTGAGCATActgaaaaatcaataatatctGATGTCACAGACACAGTAGGTTCTCTATTTCAATTGACAGAAAAAATAGTTACCGTTGAAGAATTTCCAACAAAAGGTCTTACTTTAGTAGAATCTGAAGAAACTTCGTCGGAAGAAGTGAGTTCTGAAATATCTGATGACAGTAAAGAAGCAATTCcagaaaaagaacgatttaACGAGGAAGAAGGTAAAGTCGAAGTGAAATTACAAAAACCATCTCCTGAAAAAACCTCAACTGAAAGTTCTATTTCTAAAGAAGAATTAACAAGTATACCTACCAGTGAAAAATCAGTTAAAGAAGGTGTACATACAATTAGTGAAACTTCACCTGTTAAAAAACAACCAGAAATTCCACAATCTGAGATACAACCGACAGAAACTAACACACAAGAAAAACAagttaatattatagatactGAACAGAAAGAATCTACAGAAACGCCAAAAGTAAGTCGACCGAGTGAAACTGAACAGAAAGAATTTATGGAAAcgtcaaaaattaataaaccaAATGTAATACATGCTGTGAATGAAATCAGTGCACCAGAAGAAGCACAGATCATGAAAATAACTGAACCAATAGCTGTAAGTGAAGAAACAACTATTGCTTCAGAAATGATGAGTAAGGAAAGTACAGCAAAACAAACGGAAGAACATGTTCCTGAAACAactaaaattaacaaaaatattattccagAGGAAGTGTCAGAGCAGTCGGTTattctaaataataaatcaacaGAAAGCATTGAAATAGCGGAAACACAAACATCGGTACCTATTGTAATCGAAGAAGAGCCTTCCATAGAAGGAAAATCAACAGAAATACCTTTATTAGTTGAAATAGAGCATACACCAACACTAATTTctgaagaaaaatcaatttctgaagaagaaaaaaaatatgaagtgATATCCACAAAAGAGGAACTTACAGAGAAAACACTAACCGAAATACAAACGACCGAGAAATCTAGGGCTAAAGAAGAatcaaaggaagaaaaggagactGAATCTTCTGTTCCTGGTAAATATGCATCAACAGAAACTTCAACTATAGAAGTTAAAAATACAGAGATTTTTAGTGAGCCATTTACCGAAAAGATAAGCGAAGGCGAAGAACAGaaatttgaagaagaaaaatctacTGAGTTTGCTGtcgaagaagggaaagaaccCATAGTCAGTCTTGAAAAAGAAGTGACAGAAATAATTACTGAGCAAAAACCaagtaaaatttcaattcCTGAACAACCCGAAATATCTACTATGATCTCGGAAAGTGAGAATGGTGTTTTTGAGGATAATATTAGAGAACAATTTACCGAACAAGCTGCAGTAAGTGAATCATTTTCTGAACATTCTGAATCGACTACTGAATTTTCTAGAGAAACGATATCTCCTATAACAAAATCGAAAGTGCCAATAGTTCTTTAtaccgaagaaaaaaagcatcCAGAAACTGAAACTTTAATGACAAAAGAATCATCTACTGAAATTCCAATACAGCAAGAAAAATCTACCTCCATAGAATCAATCTCTGAAGAACTAATCCctaaagaacaagaagaaaccATAGATACTACTAAAATATCTGATGATGTTAATGGAAGTACATCGCAACCAGAGGAATCATATAAAAAACCAACTGAGGCAGCAACCCCTGTTGAATCATTTATGACaacaaaagaacaagaaattgAGGGACACACTAAAggtatttttgaagaaaaattaaacaaagagGAGAATCACAAATTAACGAGTTCTATTGGAACATTGACGGAAATACCAATTATAAAGGAAGCAACAGAAATACCCGAAACAGAAGATAAACTTCAAAAAACAACACCAGAAattgacgaagaaaaaacaaccACGAAATCTATTGAGACACATGAGGAACACTCAACGATTGCAccttttaaagaagaaatatctacAGTAAAACTAACACTATTAACTGGAATATCTTCTGAAAGACCAATTGAATACTCAACTGAACAACAGCTTGCAGATATTACAGAAATGAtattaacaaatgaaataactGAATCAGCAGAATCCAAACCTATATCTTCAGATATACCAGGTGAAGGTAATTGTCTTGTTGATGGACaatcttattataataactCGGCTATACCTCCAGCGAATCCTTGTCAATTAAGTTGTCAATGTATTAGCAGTATCATCCAATGTGAACTTATCCTATGCCCACCACCTCCAACTCATCTGTTTAACTGTATGCCAGTACATACAAGTGGAGCTTCATGTTGTCCAATATACACATGTGATTCCACTCCTACAATTGAATTAGAAGCAGAAAACCATATGATTGAACACCCCACTCCGAAATATGAAGAAAGTGAAAAGCCAGAGCATATAACCTCTATTCCCAAAGTTACAGAAATTACATTAGCATTTAGTGATCATACAGGTGAAGGAGAAAATCAAGAGCATGTATTATCTCATCCACACACTTTAGAAACTGTATCAGAACATGGAAGTGaaatagtaaaagaagaatcacTAGTAGAAGAACGAGTAACCATTAGTTCAATAGAAtctattaatgaaaaatccaCAATTGTTCAAGAACATAAAAAATCACAAGAAGTTTCATCAAAAGAACCTTTCATCATAGATACAAGCGAGCAATCCACAATAGAATCTACATTATCGATTGCTACACAAAAAACTGAAGAAATTACcgatcaagaaaaagaagttgtCAAATTTTCATCTTCTACTGAGGAATCAATCGTAGAACAAATTACTGAAAAAGTAATATCAAGTTTTACTATTGAGTATGAACATAGTacagaaatttttacaaatacatCAGCTCCTGTTGCTACAAAAACGGAAACTACTGTTTTAATGGGAGAATCCGAAAAAATACCTGAAGGAGATATCGCGGAGGGGGTATCAAAAGAAACGACTGAACAAGTAGAAACGATGAGCGAAACGTCCATACCTACTGTCTCTGAACTATCTAATGAAGTAACAGAAggacaatataaaaaatctgaAGCACCTGGAAGTGCTCAGAAAGTAATTGTACCTACTGAAAGTGATATTACTCTtaccgaaaaagaaatagcacAAAGTGCAGAATTTGAAGGgcaaacaaaaatagaaataaaaacgaccgaagaaaaagaacagccTGACAAACTAATTGAAGTAACATCTGAACAGCCGACTGAACATTACATCAATCAAGAATTTACAGACATTAATAAATTGGTAGCAACAAGTGAAGAAAGCCCTCAAGCACCTAAAGAAGCAAAACCTATGCCAGTTGAACACAAGATGGtggaaatttcaaatataaatccaTCAGAATCCAATGCAGAAATTTCTACTGAGATTGGCTTACTCATTACAGATGATCAAACTGATATTTCTAAAACTGTTACTACCACTGAAAGTGAGTCTGTGTCTAGTTACGAAGAAATAACTACACCTACTATTGAGAACAGTCAATCTACTAAAGTTCAAGAGAGTGAAAttttacaagaagaaaaagataaaacgattgAACAAACTACAAAATCTATTCAAAAGTCTACGGAAACATCAACACAACAATCTATGAATCAAACAGACATTCCTATGGTATTCAAAAAACAATCAATCGTACACATAGAAGAAACACCGATACCACTAATATCAAAGGAAACAGAAAGCAGTACTTCGACAAAGATAGGATTTACAGAACGTATCGTTACTCTAAAAAGTGAAACTCCCTTATCCTCTGTAGAAGAACATACAGGATCAACAATAGAAATTCAAACATCAACATTTGTTTCAGTCGAAgaacataaagaaaatgaagaaataccCAAAACTGAACTAacacagaaagaagaaaaaccgGTAGTTACAACtacggaaaagaaaatctccGAACCTATCGAAATTCAAGTTACAGAACATAATATAACTGCGGTAGATTCTACTACACCTACCATAGAAAAGCATGTAACAATGACAATAGAAGAAGAGACtatgaaatttgaaaagaaatcgacTAAGGAACCAGTCCAAGAGCACACGACTCTATTGATTTCTCCAATacacgaagaaatatttgcaATCGCAACACCATATAACGAGAAAACTTCTGAAAGTATTCCAgtggaaaaagaacaaacagaagaaaagacTCTTGGAAGTATTGAAGGAGGAACAGTAGGTTCCAATGCCATTATAGAAGAACAAACTATTTCACCTGGCATACCAATAATTCATGCTGAAGAGGAGCATCAACAACCTGAGGAAATTATTCAGAAGCCTTTCAAGGAAGAGGCAATAACCTCTACAAGTATTATCGAAGTACAACCTTCTTTACCCATAGACGAAAAAACTGAGCAGCATCCAAGCAAAGAAGTTTCTCTTAATGTTGAAATTTCTCCTACAGTAAAATCAGAATCAATAACAACTGATGTCACGGAACGGGATGAACAAATTGAAGAACACAaaccaaaagagaaagaacaagtaCATAAAGGACAGCCAATTGGAACTCCAGAGATTAGTGAAGTGACTGAAACATTagtaattgttaaagaaaaaccAGTTGAATCCTctacaacaaaagaaaaaccaatTGAATTTTCTACGTCGGAAGAGCAACTAATCAAATCTTCCATATCAGAAGAAAAACCAATTGAATTTCCAACAtcagaagaaaaatcaattgaaTCCTCTACAccgaaagaaaagcaaaatgaaatttatacacCCAGTGATTTTTCTATGCCCAAAAAAGAACTAATCGAATCATCTACATTAGAAGGACAACCATTTGAATCAACATCACAAAAAAAGCCAATTGAATCATTAGCATCGGAAGAAAAACCAATCGAGCCATTAATACCAATAAAAGATCTAATTGAAATTGAACAGGAAACAGAAGCACCAatcaataaagaagaaatcttgAAACCGTCTACATATGaagatgaaattgaaaagacGTCAGAAAAAGCTCCATTTGAAGAAACGCAAACcactataaaagaaaatgtttttaagaTACATCTAAAAGTCAGTTCTACCGAAACGATTCAGACAGAACCTGTTGAAGAGCAAAAAGGTGGTATAActgaaaaacattttataactccaatcgaagaagaaatattggAAATACCAGAAAGCACAgaaagtattttaataaaaggaCAAAAACCAACAGAAGGAACCGCAGTAACAGATTATTCAATAACCGAAGAAAAAGCAACAACAGTTTCAGCTATTCATGAAGAAGTTCAACCTACAGAAGCGCCAGTACCTATCAAAGAAGATCCTTCCAAAGGTGAAGTAGAAACTACAGAAGCAGTAGTATCTAACGAGGTGACAATTAAAGAACAATCTATAACAGAGCCTATAACTGAAGAATCAATGACTACATTAGAAGAAGCACAAAAGAATAAGGAAGAAATCACAAAGCCTActctttcaaaagaaaaacctGTATTACCTAGTCTTAGCTCGATAACGGAAGAAGttgaagagaaaataacaACAGGACCAATTGTAGCAGAAGAACAAGAACCAGAAATTTTGtcagaaaaagaacagaataCAACACAATCGTCTACCGAAGGATTCATTACAAAGTTACGACCTATACCGACTGAAGTATCGATCACTGAAACTTCTGAAAAAATGTCGGAAAAAGATCATGAAGAAGGCCAAGAAGAAGTACAATCACACGTCGGCGTTACTCAACTCGAATCTTCTTCGCAAATTCCACAGACAGATAAATCCGAAGGTCAACTAACTGTCGGATTAGATGAGGAACACTTACAGCCAATCAATCATACCATCGAAAATTCTGAGCCAATTTTGGAAGAGCATCATATGACGAGCAGTGTAACACCCCAAACAGGCGTAGAATATCCTGAACAAACAGTGTCCGGCGAAGATAATCCTCATTTTCCCATGCACGGTGGTAGTTACCTTAATCCCGATGAAGATTATGACGAAGACGATCAGGCGATTTATGGACCTGGCACTTGTAGATACGGTGGAAAGGTTTACATGTCTGCCCAACAAATACCAAGAGACGACCCATGTGATTTTTGCTTCTGCTTTAGAAGCGACATTATCTGTCTTCAACAAAGTTGTCCACCACCGATACCAGGATGCCACGAGGAACCTATTAGCGGTTTTTGTTGTCCTAGATACGAGTGTCCTGTATCGATGGCTACGTCTCTTAACATCACTACAACCACAAccacgactacgactacgttACCCCCACACTTTTTAACGCATGCCTACAAAGGCGCTGCAAAACGAAGCGGATGTCAAATTCGAGGCCAAGCATACCATGTAGGCGAAGTTATTACATCCGCGTCCGGTCCATGCCTTCATTGCAC TTGCGGAGGTGACGGCAACATGAAGTGCGATCCACGAGTATGTTCTCCAGAACCAATGCTGAGGCAAATGATCGCCGCAGCTACAGCCAGAAGAAGGAGATGA